tgctctcagtgtgagaagagattcactcggtcatccgacctgcagagacaccagcgagttcacagcggggagaggccgtttacctgctctcagtgtggggagggattcactcggtcatccgtcctgctgacacatcagcgagttcacagcggggagaggccgtttacctgctctcagtgtgagaagggattcactcagttatccaacctgcggaaacaccagcgtgttcacactggggagagaccatttacctgctctcagtgtgggaagagattcagagcttcatccagcctgcagagacaccagcgaattcacatggggagaggccattcacctgctctcagtgtgggaaggaattcactcagttatcccacctgctgagacatcagagaggttacactggggagaaactgtccacctgctcagtgtataaaaagggttcagaatttcatcccagctgctgaggcaccaacaagttcacaggggttgaattctgctgttattgtttctgctctcaattacatccaggactgcattttgttcattctcacagttggtcaatggggagggtcggggggtttctttctgctggactggccggtctcacaactttgcctccagtgggctgatgctctttgagtcttgttgcgaatacctgatttcagatttcacacggatcacagagtgacaggatgtgaggaagttcagagatatttagtcagcatttctgtttgaaaccccccccaatgcccatccaatttcctttgtaaatgtttattgtctccacttcctccaccctcgtaggcagcgagttccaggtcattaccattcactgcattaaaatattcttcctcacatccccccctacatctctgatccaaaactttaaatctgtgaccccctctccttctcccatcagctaatgggaacagcttttctttgtccaccttatctaaacctgtcagaatcttgtcctttgctccaaggagaacaaccccagcctgacattgacaataaagaacaaactaacagaatatgttcgtatctgaaatcaaatgggaatgtttaatttctgttttaaagatattgtgaatatattgtcctggacaataaaggaattggaataactcatcttgggtgtggttgaatggaatatatcaatctggtatccacctacagttagtgaaagtctggaatgtgtagctggaaatctttCCCTAatatcactgtggatgtacttacacaatgtggaggtgccggcgttggactggggtaaacacagtaagaagtctcacaacaagttaaagtccaacaggtttatttggtagcaaacgccactagctttcggagcgctgctccttcgtcaggtgagtgggagttctgttcacaaaacagGATTTtttatgatcagaactcccactcacctgacgaaggagcagcgctccgaaagcgagtggcgtttgctaccaaataaacctgttggactttaacctggtgttgtgagacttcttatggtgtacttacacctcaggcattgtagcagttcaggaaggcagtgttggggttgaccacggccgaggcagctacatacagccacatattctgttataattgaaggactgcagattgaatgtgaggcattatgggactggactatcttgaccacattcctgtgactgctcagtttctgcaatcatgaaccattaaagctgcttagcagggccccagcagaggacctggtgagaatatttactcagaatgagttagaattaaacttattccaggatcggctggtgttcagtggctgagatacccgaatctgtgaacaggaggtctgaccaatcaacaaacagtggcagatagttggttaagaagttaaaaagcgttctcaggcattgtttaaattattatatcccaaatttgtgataagaactgtgagggacttgtgacctgatagtcggtgaagtgacggtatactccaagtagcactggactgaaaagcagatctctgagagtagattccaATGGTTGCAATccgacccaagcatggccagtgaaaaagtcagagctcgagtggggaccggacaggtctcttacctgccatttggaactaagaacaagaaacctattgataaaattattagagaatacagctaatgttttgagtctggaagacatttcataacagctcttatgaagggtcatccatacttgaaacattggctccactctgtctccacagatgctgccagacctgctgagcttttccagtattttctgttcttgtttcagattccagcatccgcagtgtttaacTTTtaagataaaatgattagttctgattggaaaccccacgaccctcccgcaaaacagagggagtggcggcaaaaggggaaaaaggataaggatgataaagactgggttctgattctctgagcccatgtagaatcaacaaaatgagtgaagcagtttgtaaagaacagaagttacccatccctaacaaaaactgatcaagttAAAGTAAATAGGttatggaatataacaaaaaaatgaagagctgaagtttacaatctagtttgttttgatttttatacttgtgtaaagtggtattattgtgtgccaagttttttctgctcactccccatcccttcaggttctgtagaaaagttaaccctttcagcagacagttcatttcttttcaaatcatctgaaaactcatgtctattttagtttataattgaagatttatgggaattggctaagatgggctttcgacatttttaaagtataaatctTGAGAAGTCAActtggtagagagaggtggagggagatatgttgacagagaggtgttgagagcTCCTGGTTTTACAAGTTATTCATGTTTTTGGAgccgtcacttcatgtcctggtctgagagggatggagagaagtccgTTCAATTGTTAAGGTTAAGCTTTCTATATTAACTGTTAATCGATACTTTACCTTTTAtcgttctgacttgttacatttttaatagttaattaactttctgaattcaccatttaaattgTTCTGTCTAGccatatggttaagtcactggaacttGGTGTGATTTACAATtggggaggttattgtaaacaagagaaccctcaTAAATCTTAATACAAATAAATTAAACTTCTTTcaaatggaatgcaatcctttattacgagagaaattgaacatcgaagtaaagatgttctgcttcagttgtacagggcgttgctgagactgcatcttgaaaactgggtgcagctttgtctcctatttaagaaatgatacaaatgcattgaaagtggttcagaggaggtttaatcgattgcttcccaattcttgaccctcacaggataaattttgtccgattttccttgtcttcagctctgacaaagattcatcctgactcaaaatgttgtctctattctctctttacagatgatgtcagacttgctgagattgtccagcattttctgtttttgtttcagattccagcaacagcagaattttgcctttgtaCCAATTCTTGTTGGATAAGAGATTCAAAAGTATCGGGTGTAGAACCAGAATGTGGAATGCAAGACaaatagatcagccataatccaaataagtggtggagcagactcaaagggccaaatggcctagttctgctcctatattcaatgttggtcacaaattcctgacaattgtgaaacaaggctggaagattcgccttgctttTGTTATTGGGAAAATGCCCTGGGGAACCATCACTGTGaaagacagttctgggattaaaggttgccagtctggaaaaggaaaacaatagaAATAAACCCTCGGGGAGTGAAGAATTACTTTGGACTGGTTTTGAATAATTGAGTGTCCAAGACAGAGTAAAACATAACCGTTGAGTAGGATATTTGATTGTGTtcagagtaaaagataaaatcaatttTACAGTTTAAGGACTATGTTCCCTACAAAaagtgtttaatcattgttgcttccagACTAAAAGTCAGAAAAATTTAAGTTTTGTCATGTGATTCTTTAATTTATTCACTGgattttgaattcagtttttcaaAATTATTGATTGTCACAGAAATCCAAGcagttcatttaaagccacaagtttcgacttcccatttgagcctggggcacctttctgtctctctattgctcgtgtcaatgacagccaggcgacagagctgagggctgaatttagctgagaataatgggacctgtgccccagttgggaaactgccctgggtGTCACagtaatagagagacaggaaggtgctggaggactgagtgggaaatgggcctccaaccaattgttatatcggtcactcagaactaaagagaaacccatctctttaaatacatatacagggaagaggctgcactgaaatctgtcccttttaacctgcacagaagcaggaggctgagattgacaggctgcaggaggagaccattcaacccagcaTGCCCCtgctatctcatagaaacatagaaaaactacagcacaaaacaggcccttcagccccacaaattgtgctgaacatatccctaccttttaggccggcctataaccctccatcctattaagtcccatgtactcatccaggagtctcttaaaagaccctattgagtttgcctccaccaccactgacggcagccgattccactcgccccccccaccctctgtttgaaaaacttccgcctaacatttcccctgtacctacccccagcaccttgaacctgtgtcctctcgtagcagccatttccaccctgggaaaaatcctctgagggtccacccgatctatgcctctcaacatcttatatacctctattaggtcacctctcaacctacgtctctccaaggagaaaagaccgcgctccctcagcctatcctcataaggcatgccactcaatccaggcaacatccttgttaatctcccctgcaccctttcaatcttttccacatccttcctgtaatgaggcgaccagaactgagtacagtactccaagtggggtctgacgagggtcttatataactgcaccattatccccggactccgaaactcaatccctcgattgataaaggccagcacaccatacgccttcttaaccacctcctccacctgcagggccgatttcagaatcctatggacctggaccccaaggtccttctgatcctcaacagtgcaaagagtctttccctttatattgtactccttcatcccatttgacctgccaaaatggaccactacgcatttatctgggttgaagtccatctgccacttctccgcccagtcttgcatcctatctatgtccctctgtaacttctgacatccctccagactatccacaaccccaccaaccttcgtgtcgtcggcaaacttaccaacccatccctccacttcttcatccaggtcatttatgaaaatgacaaacagcaagggtcccagaacagatccctggggcacaccactggtgaccgacctccaattagaaaaagacccatctatacacacactctgcctcctttgggcaagctagttctggatccacagggcagcagccccttggatcccatgccctctcactttttctagaagtcttgcatgggggaccttatcgaatgccttgctaaaatccatataaaccacatctaccgctttcccttcgtcaatgtatttagtcacgttttcgaagaactccaccaggctcataaggcacgatctgcctttgacaaagccatgctgagtattcttgagcatactaaacctctctaaatgctcataaatcttgtccctcaggatcttctccatcagcttaccaaccactgaggttagactcaccagtcggtaatttcctgggctatccctatctctttgaaaggactctctcattcatccaactgctctgctctttccccacagctctgcaaattcttccctttcaagtctttaccctttggaaaaattctattgaatctgttttcaggcagatcagaacaactcgctgcgtcaaaaaataaaacaaaatctcatctccccctctggctcctttgccaattaccttagagggactcactttctgttaaagagcctgccaacccctctcacccactttcccgaaagtgcatcaatctcatcaggaaaagtccagaaaaaTCAAACACCTTTACTGatgaaagtttattaatgaaacagaacttggttaaaaacaaacagaaaatgacttgaggatcaaagacaaccagagtaaaagaatgttcacaatgttctggacacaaatggtttctctttaattcatctgtagcctgttccctgccctctttgtggaacacctccgctcagtccacaagcatgaccctgaccttccgcttgcttgccattagaattcaccaccttgttctcacgctcacatttctgtcctcggcctgctgcaatgttccggagaagcccaacacaagctggacgaacagcccctcatcttccgatgaggcactttacagccttctggactcaacattgagttcaacaacttcacaccctgaactctctcctccattttgatagTTTTTTTGCTGAGTGTCAGTCtgcatcttgttttcatgtttttttgcttccagacagagctgttCTTTATTCTGCAATTAAcacttactctggaccaatgctttgtttctttactgtgccctgtttgagagcagatttccactccatctgacgaaggagcattgctccgaaagctaatggtatttgctaccaaataaacctgttggactttaacctggtgttgtgagacttcttacttgtttCTTTAcaacaaccattacctctcccgTTGCCTTTTGTTCCGGgatatttttgtcatttaatcttcaCCCGTcctctaaccaatccctgactttcccttttgttctacctgaccctcccccctatctcaccagcatcaaacccatcacatttctccctcgctTTAGTTCTGgagtagagttacattggacgtgaaacattatctctgtttctctctccacagatgctgccagacctgctgtgtttttccagttctttctgtatttatttttgatCTACCTGTAGTGGAGGGAATAGACTATTTACTATCCCagaaaaataaatgtccttcatcagcttttgtggatcatttcagtggaaatgtgctctcccaggctcaaagagcatcagccaactggaagcaaagtcatgagagcggccagtccagcagaaagaaaccctccaaccctccccagTGACCAACTTTGAGGATGAATAAATTGCAGCCCGAGatataattgagagcagaaacaataacagcagaatccaactcctgtaatcacttgtgaactcgctggtgtctctgcagggaggatgaaacagtgaatctctttccacagacagagcagatgaatggtctctccccagtgtgaactcgctgatgtctttGCAGGTTGGAtgctgttctaaatctctttgagcagtgagagcagctgaacggtctctcctcagtgtgaatgcgttggtggatcatcagttcctgagagcttttgaagtcgctcccacactcagagcatttaaagggtctctcctgggtgtgagtgactgtgtgcgtCGACAgggcagatgactgagtgaatcccttcccgcacacagagcaggtaaatggtttcttcccagtgtgaactcgctggtgaaccTGCAAGTGTGATgacgttctaaacctctttgtgcagtgagagcagctgaatggtctctccccggtgtgaatgcgcttgTGGACCCTCAGATCTGAAGCATGTTTGAAGGcactcccacactcagagcatttAAAGTGTCTCTCAtttgtgtgagtgactttgtgactTAGCAAGTGTGATAACTGAGTGAAcaccatcccacacacacagcaggtaaatggcttctccccggtgtgaactcgctggtgtgtccgcaggttggatgacgttctaaatctctttgtgcagtgagagcagctgaatggtctctcctcagtgtgaatgcgctggtgggacaccagttcaccagagcttttgaagccactcccacagtcagagcatttaaagggtctctcattggtgtgagtgaaattgtgactcagcaggtgggataactgagtgaatcctttcccacagtcagaacagatgaacagtctctccccagtgtgaactcgctggtgtctctgcagattaggtaagtcagtgaatcctttcccacacacagagcaggtgaacggcctctccccactgtgactgcgttgatgaactTCCAGCCGAGATGGGaccgtgaatcccttcccacagtccccacatttccacggtttctccatggtgcgggtgtccttgtgactctccaggttaaacaatcagttaaatctcacacagaacacgggtacagtctctccccgctgtgaatgctgcgatgtattttcaggctgtgtaactggtgaaagctctttccacactcagtgcattggaacactctcacccgggtgtgtgtgtgtcttggtgctTTTTCAGTTGCACTGATGCTTAAAATCTCTTGAAACAGACAGctgagagaaacatttctccctctggatttaaaggccgatgatattcacgtcccgatgaattgagtgactctgtcagacgtTGATgggatgtttggtttgagatttctgtctgcaaatcctcaccttctcatatcctgtaaaaggagtttacaaaattcatcagtgtcagcacaggatagaaattcagaatagacaattctactttctctgaaacattatttctctctcattccccaaaatctgtgaatctccatcccacacactctccctccattctcactctcctgTATCAAATATTCACCCtctcaattctcctgaaggtactgattgaggctgattgacagatccatgctcactgcttcctgtcctggacacagagagctggaaatctccatgcaggctgccagacagatctatgtctatctgactggactaacaatgtgtggaatgtacagactggactCCCTTCCTTCCCTTCAGCGGCTAAGGGCGGCCAAGTCgccaggacccaatgaactgcacaCGAGGCTGAAGAGATAGTGGACACTTTGGTTAAAGTATTTTGTAACTCGCTAAATTCCAGGAGGATATTAGAAGATtagaaaacagccaatgtgactcctttgttcaaaaagggagaaaggcagaaggcagtgaactatagacctgtttatagaatcatagaatctacaggaggccgccatttggcccatcgagcctgcaccaacaacaatcccagccaggtcctatccctccTAATCtgccgacactaaggggcgattcatcatggccaatcaacctaaccctcagtTCTTTGGAATGAGGTAGGAaatcggagcacgcagaggaaacccacgcaagcacggggagaacgtgcaaactccacaggtccatggcactatggggcagcagtgccaaccactgtgccaccaagccgccccGTGCTGCCCCAGTGAATTTAACACCTAGTCAACGTGGTTttatgaaagataaatcatgtttgacaaatttgttcaaattctttgaggatgcaagGGGTCGTGTAGATCGAGAGTaatctgtagatgtagtgtatttagattgggcggcacagtggttagcactgctgctgcatagcgccagggacaagggttcaattccagccttgggtgaccgtctgtgtggagtctgcacattctccccgtgtctgtgtgggtttcctccgggtgctccagtttcttcccatagtccaaagatgtgcaggttaggttgattggccatgctgaattatccctttgtgtcccaatagaTTTAGattagggggactagtggggaaaaaatgtgggcttatggggatggggcctgggaaagatgttcaagcagctcaatgggccaaatgacctccttctgcactcgagggattctatgatttccaaaaggcatttgtcaaggtgccacataagaggctggtgcataaagtaaaggTCCATGGAATTGGtggaagtgtgttagcatggattgaaaactggccgtcacatagaaaacagagagttggaataaatgggtcattttcagagtggaaagatgtaactagtggagtaccacagggatcagttcttggcccgcaATTCATGATTCAATTAATGACCTggagaaggaacagaatgtaaggtttccaaatgatATGAATATAGGTGGAAggacatgttgtgatgaggatattttgattctgcagtgggatatagatagattgggtgacgaaaacctggcaaatggagtttaatgtggggaaatgtgaggtcatgtatttcagtCGGAAGAATCAAAAgggagattatctaaatggagaggcaCTGCAGGTgattgaagtacagagggatcgaggtgttttgcacatgaatcacaaaaagctagcagacaGGTCCCACAATAGgcaagaaggaaaatggaattttgacctttatcgcaaaggggttggagtttaaaaacagggaggttttgtggcaactgcacagggtgttggtgaggtctcACCTGGAATAATGaacacagttttgatccccttatttaaacaaggatatagtaagattggaggttcaccaggttaattcctgggatgagagggttgtccgatcaagagagaataaattgtctaggtctgtattccttgaagcttgaaagatgaacatagaacatagaacagtacagcacagtacaggcccttcagccctcgatgtgccgagctttgtccgaaaccaagatcaagctcgcccactccctatcatcctggtgtgctccatgtgcctatccaataaccgcttgaaagttcctaaagtctcCGACTCCacgatcacagcaggcagtccattccacaccccaaccactctctgagtaaagaacctacctcggacatccctcctatatctcccatcatgaaccttatagttatgccccctcgtaacagctacatccacccgaggaaatagtctctgaatgtccactctatctatccccctcatcatcttataaacctctattaagtcgcctctcatccccctccgctctaaagagaaaagccccagctccctcaagctgtttgacaaagtccctcatggtaggctagtgaaaaagtttgacaaagtccctcatggtaggctagtgaaaaagtttgacaaagtccctcatgggaggcgagtgaaaaaggttggatcccatgggataaagggggaggtggctagatgggtggagaactggcttggtcatagaaagaagtttaacaacaccaggttaaagtccaacaggtttatttggtagcaaaagccacacaagctttcgaggctctgagccccttcttcaggtgagtgggaattctgttcacaaacagaacttataagacacagactcaatttacatgaataatggttggaatgcgaatacttacaactaatccagtctttaagaaacaaaacaatgggagtggagagagcatcaagacaggctaaaaagatgtgtattgtctccagacaagacagccagtgaaactctgcaggtccacgcaactgtgggagttacaaatagtgtgacataaattctgattctaggatcgcatgataaagactcaggaggaaaaaagcagaaatatttatgtgaaatagtgtgacataaacccaatatcccggttgaggccgtccttgtgtgtgcggaacctggctatcagtttctgctccgcgactctgcgctgtcgtgtgtcgcgaaggccgccttggagaacgcttacccgaatatcagaggccgaatgcccgtgactgctgaagtgctccccaacaggaagagaacagtcttgcctggtgattgtcgagcggtgttcattcatccgttgtcgcagcgtctgcatagtttccccaatgtaccatgcctcgggacatcctttcttgcagcgtatcaggtagacaacgttggccgagttgcaagagtatgtaccgtgtacctggtggatggtgttctcacgtgagatgatggcatctgtgtcgatctgTGTGGATGTGCGAATTAAAACCACCAGGGAATTAATTGGAAATGACGAGAGGTGTAAAAGCGATCGCCAGAGAAACGGTCAGCCCGAGTCTCCAACCACCCGAGGGGCAATCAGAGAATAACATCCACCCAGAGAGGAgttcaacctcaaacagaccattgtccgcagcaaactacccagccttcaggagaacagtgaccaagacaccacacaaccctgccacagcaacctctgcaagacgtgccggatcatcgacacagatgccatcatctcacgtgagaacaccatccaccaggtacacggtacatactcttgcaactcggccaacgttgtctacctgatacgctgcaagaaaggatgtcccgaggcatggtacattggggaaactatgcagacgctgcgacaacggatgaatgaacaccgctcgacaatcaccaggcaagactgttctcttcctgttggggagcacttcagcag
This Mustelus asterias unplaced genomic scaffold, sMusAst1.hap1.1 HAP1_SCAFFOLD_130, whole genome shotgun sequence DNA region includes the following protein-coding sequences:
- the LOC144484885 gene encoding uncharacterized protein LOC144484885, which gives rise to MEKPWKCGDCGKGFTVPSRLEVHQRSHSGERPFTCSVCGKGFTDLPNLQRHQRVHTGERLFICSDCGKGFTQLSHLLSHNFTHTNERPFKCSDCGSGFKSSGELVSHQRIHTEERPFSCSHCTKRFRTSSNLRTHQRVHTGEKPFTCCVCGMVFTQLSHLLSHKVTHTNERHFKCSECGSAFKHASDLRVHKRIHTGERPFSCSHCTKRFRTSSHLQVHQRVHTGKKPFTCSVCGKGFTQSSALSTHTVTHTQERPFKCSECGSDFKSSQELMIHQRIHTEERPFSCSHCSKRFRTASNLQRHQRVHTGERPFICSVCGKRFTVSSSLQRHQRVHK
- the LOC144484903 gene encoding uncharacterized protein LOC144484903; the protein is MEKPWKCADCGKGYRAPCLLDAHRRNHTGERPFICSQCGEGFIQSSVLRAHQRVHTGERPFTCSQCEKRFTRSSDLQRHQRVHSGERPFTCSQCGEGFTRSSVLLTHQRVHSGERPFTCSQCEKGFTQLSNLRKHQRVHTGERPFTCSQCGKRFRASSSLQRHQRIHMGRGHSPALSVGRNSLSYPTC